One genomic region from Clostridium saccharobutylicum DSM 13864 encodes:
- a CDS encoding phage antirepressor: MSEIQIFKNPEFGVIRFIEKNGKGLFCGKDIADSLGYDQPHKAVERHCRYGMKCTVPHPQSKDKTIEMIFIPEGDVYRLITHSKLPAAERFEQWVFDEVLPSIRKHGAYITTQKMEEIMNDPDSWIKILTALKAEREEKEQLKVQVTEDKPKVVFADSVSVSDGTILIGELAKILKGNGLDIGQNRLFERLRQEGFLIKRRGTDYNAPTQMAMELGLFKVKETAITHSDGHVTISKTTKVTGKGQQYFINKYLMEGK; encoded by the coding sequence ATGAGCGAAATACAAATTTTTAAAAATCCAGAGTTTGGGGTAATTAGATTCATTGAAAAAAATGGCAAGGGATTATTCTGTGGTAAAGACATAGCTGATTCTCTTGGTTATGACCAACCTCATAAGGCAGTAGAACGTCATTGTAGGTATGGTATGAAATGTACCGTACCTCATCCACAGTCAAAGGATAAGACAATTGAAATGATATTTATTCCAGAGGGTGATGTTTATCGTCTTATAACTCACAGCAAATTACCTGCTGCAGAGCGTTTTGAGCAATGGGTTTTTGATGAAGTTTTACCTTCTATTCGTAAGCATGGTGCTTATATCACAACGCAGAAGATGGAAGAAATTATGAATGACCCAGATTCATGGATAAAGATATTGACTGCACTTAAGGCTGAAAGAGAAGAAAAAGAGCAACTAAAAGTTCAAGTAACTGAGGATAAGCCTAAGGTTGTTTTTGCTGATTCAGTATCGGTATCAGATGGAACAATACTTATAGGAGAACTTGCTAAAATTCTCAAAGGTAATGGCCTTGATATTGGACAAAACCGTTTGTTTGAACGTTTACGTCAAGAAGGATTCCTTATTAAACGTAGAGGAACAGACTATAATGCTCCAACGCAGATGGCTATGGAATTAGGGTTATTTAAAGTTAAAGAAACAGCAATCACACATTCTGATGGTCATGTAACAATTTCAAAAACAACAAAGGTTACAGGAAAAGGTCAGCAGTATTTTATTAACAAATATTTAATGGAGGGTAAATAG
- a CDS encoding DUF4406 domain-containing protein, protein MGVNKFNSEGYYDPTPYAAITNIIKGLKAEKNSVFKPLVYIYSPYSGDIDTNVKKARVFCRFALEMNCIPLAPHLLFPQFMNDNIPQERELAKKE, encoded by the coding sequence ATGGGAGTTAATAAATTTAATTCTGAAGGCTATTATGACCCAACCCCTTATGCAGCAATTACTAATATTATTAAAGGTTTAAAGGCAGAAAAAAACTCTGTCTTTAAACCTCTTGTATATATTTATTCACCATATTCAGGAGATATTGATACTAATGTAAAAAAGGCACGTGTTTTCTGTAGGTTTGCATTGGAGATGAATTGTATCCCACTTGCTCCTCACTTACTTTTTCCTCAGTTTATGAATGATAACATTCCACAGGAGCGGGAATTAGCTAAAAAAGAATAA
- a CDS encoding Rpn family recombination-promoting nuclease/putative transposase, whose product MPKKKNNDNFIMSPKIDFVFKLLFGDERNKDLLISFLSAVLDLPESEFIGIEILNTELFREFKEDKKGILDVRAKTKNGKQIDIEIQVLPTEFMPERTLFYWSKMYTAQVKPGDTYDKLKKCITINIVDFKCTPLKKIHSSYHLVEDETSYKLTDILEIHFLEIPKLFDEDILTDEEDPIVQWMEFLDGKSKGVMEMLAKKNESIKKAYSLLQIISKDEKARMIYEAREAELRDQLTRIKCAEEKGANEKSIKIAQNLLRMGLSVQQVASAAEIEIDEVEMIKEDLMN is encoded by the coding sequence ATGCCAAAGAAAAAAAATAATGACAATTTTATAATGTCACCTAAAATAGATTTTGTTTTTAAACTTTTATTCGGAGATGAAAGGAATAAAGACTTATTAATATCCTTCCTAAGTGCAGTGTTAGATTTGCCAGAGAGTGAATTTATAGGTATTGAAATACTAAATACAGAATTATTTCGTGAATTTAAGGAAGATAAAAAAGGAATTCTTGATGTTAGAGCAAAAACTAAAAACGGAAAACAGATAGATATAGAAATTCAAGTACTACCAACAGAATTTATGCCCGAGAGAACTCTATTTTATTGGAGTAAAATGTATACAGCTCAAGTTAAACCAGGTGATACTTATGACAAACTAAAAAAGTGCATAACAATAAACATAGTTGATTTTAAATGTACACCTTTAAAGAAGATTCATTCAAGTTATCATTTGGTAGAAGATGAAACTAGTTACAAATTAACAGATATACTTGAAATACATTTTTTAGAGATACCTAAATTATTTGATGAGGATATATTAACGGATGAAGAAGATCCAATAGTTCAATGGATGGAATTTTTAGATGGAAAGTCAAAGGGGGTTATGGAAATGCTTGCTAAGAAAAATGAAAGTATAAAAAAGGCATATAGTTTATTACAAATAATAAGTAAAGATGAAAAAGCGAGAATGATATATGAGGCAAGAGAAGCAGAACTTAGAGATCAGTTGACAAGAATTAAATGTGCTGAAGAAAAGGGCGCAAATGAGAAGAGTATAAAGATAGCACAAAATTTATTGAGAATGGGTTTGAGTGTTCAACAAGTAGCAAGTGCAGCAGAAATTGAAATAGATGAAGTGGAAATGATAAAAGAAGATCTAATGAATTGA